In a single window of the Notamacropus eugenii isolate mMacEug1 chromosome 4, mMacEug1.pri_v2, whole genome shotgun sequence genome:
- the ERICH5 gene encoding glutamate-rich protein 5 isoform X1 yields MGCSSSTQTQSQESSRPVTKTGVTNGLKQSEASDGNSSIPYENEICLDKTKQSVVEAKVNAHDKRGPTNNLLAGEPRVVMPLAIDGASSTCEEGYPGKAGSPGSGERAQGEYLKSTDKVKNPGVSEELVPPISAGKNELPGTDEKDDREKGTQSTGNFVEIEIFGTIKEIKPLKTASEVEPRETGERNEPLGMAEEAAPQRMMKENKHLVLSEENEPQEIVEDIQHVDIDRKSGILEENDYVGTTGETETSGTLEEIEHEGGTGENEPSETHKESEQEGTAEETKPSGKMEENEHEGTAGETKPSGKVEENEHEGTAGETKPSGKMEETEHEGTAGETKTSGTSEKMTLVTDEKNNLQGTVEDNKFPEILRESQSLGAPGKNDCSRTARGSEPSERVEKTQLVETVGGTKLPLIAKGTQENTKLLMEVTREINMNDENQAIEGETGERVETETHSEIVSEGSETKEEETGEAVDTTAATEIELTNNKK; encoded by the exons AAGCTTCAGATGGAAACTCTTCAATCccatatgaaaatgaaatttgcCTTGACAAGACAAAACAGAGTGTGGTGGAAGCTAAAGTCAATGCTCATGACAAAAGAGGACCAACCAATAACCTTCTAGCAGGGGAACCCAGGGTTGTGATGCCATTAGCAATTGATGGTGCTAGTTCCACCTGTGAAGAAGGATACCCTGGGAAGGCAGGCTCTCCAGGTTCTGGGGAAAGAGCTCAAGGAGAATATCTTAAATCAACAGATAAAGTTAAGAATCCAGGGGTATCTGAGGAGTTGGTACCACCCATATCTGCTGGAAAAAATGAACTTCCAGGAACAGATGAAAAAGATGACAGGGAAAAAGGTACTCAGTCTACAGGAAATTTTGTTGAGATTGAAATATTTGGAACTATAAAGGAGATTAAGCCACTGAAAACAGCTAGTGAAGTAGAACCCAGAGAAACAGGGGAACGTAATGAGCCTCTAGGAATGGCTGAAGAGGCTGCTCCCCAAAGAATGATGAAAGAGAATAAGCACTTGGTACTATCTGAAGAGAATGAACCTCAAGAAATAGTGGAAGATATTCAGCATGTAGATATTGATAGAAAGTCAGGAATATTGGAGGAGAATGATTATGTGGGAACAACTGGAGAGACTGAAACTTCAGGAACACTGGAAGAGATTGAGCATGAGGGAGGAACTGGAGAGAATGAACCTTCAGAAACACACAAAGAGTCTGAACAAGAGGGAACAGCTGAAGAGACCAAACCTTcaggaaagatggaagagaatgAGCATGAGGGAACAGCTGGAGAGACCAAACCTTCAGGAAAGGTGGAAGAGAATGAACATGAGGGAACAGCTGGAGAGACCAAACCTTCAGGAAAGATGGAAGAGACTGAGCATGAGGGAACAGCTGGAGAGACCAAAACTTCAGGAACATCAGAAAAGATGACTCTGGTAACAGATGAAAAGAACAATCTTCAGGGAACAGTTGAAGATAATAAATTTCCAGAAATACTGAGGGAGAGTCAGTCTCTTGGAGCTCCTGGAAAGAATGACTGCTCCAGAACAGCTAGAGGCAGTGAACCTTCTGAAAGAGTGGAGAAGACTCAGTTGGTAGAAACAGTTGGAGGAACTAAACTTCCCTTAATAGCTAAAGGGACACAGGAAAACACAAAGCTGTTGATGGAAGTAACCAGGGAAATTAACATGAATGATGAAAACCAAGCAATTGAAG GTGAGACGGGAGAAAGGGTGGAAACTGAGACGCACAGTGAGATAGTAAGTGAGGGGTCTGAAACAAAAGAAGAGGAAACGGGAGAAGCTGTGGATACTACTGCAGCCACAGAGATAG aGTTAACAAATAACAAGAAATAA
- the ERICH5 gene encoding glutamate-rich protein 5 isoform X2, producing MGCSSSTQTQSQESSRPVTKTGVTNGLKQSASDGNSSIPYENEICLDKTKQSVVEAKVNAHDKRGPTNNLLAGEPRVVMPLAIDGASSTCEEGYPGKAGSPGSGERAQGEYLKSTDKVKNPGVSEELVPPISAGKNELPGTDEKDDREKGTQSTGNFVEIEIFGTIKEIKPLKTASEVEPRETGERNEPLGMAEEAAPQRMMKENKHLVLSEENEPQEIVEDIQHVDIDRKSGILEENDYVGTTGETETSGTLEEIEHEGGTGENEPSETHKESEQEGTAEETKPSGKMEENEHEGTAGETKPSGKVEENEHEGTAGETKPSGKMEETEHEGTAGETKTSGTSEKMTLVTDEKNNLQGTVEDNKFPEILRESQSLGAPGKNDCSRTARGSEPSERVEKTQLVETVGGTKLPLIAKGTQENTKLLMEVTREINMNDENQAIEGETGERVETETHSEIVSEGSETKEEETGEAVDTTAATEIELTNNKK from the exons CTTCAGATGGAAACTCTTCAATCccatatgaaaatgaaatttgcCTTGACAAGACAAAACAGAGTGTGGTGGAAGCTAAAGTCAATGCTCATGACAAAAGAGGACCAACCAATAACCTTCTAGCAGGGGAACCCAGGGTTGTGATGCCATTAGCAATTGATGGTGCTAGTTCCACCTGTGAAGAAGGATACCCTGGGAAGGCAGGCTCTCCAGGTTCTGGGGAAAGAGCTCAAGGAGAATATCTTAAATCAACAGATAAAGTTAAGAATCCAGGGGTATCTGAGGAGTTGGTACCACCCATATCTGCTGGAAAAAATGAACTTCCAGGAACAGATGAAAAAGATGACAGGGAAAAAGGTACTCAGTCTACAGGAAATTTTGTTGAGATTGAAATATTTGGAACTATAAAGGAGATTAAGCCACTGAAAACAGCTAGTGAAGTAGAACCCAGAGAAACAGGGGAACGTAATGAGCCTCTAGGAATGGCTGAAGAGGCTGCTCCCCAAAGAATGATGAAAGAGAATAAGCACTTGGTACTATCTGAAGAGAATGAACCTCAAGAAATAGTGGAAGATATTCAGCATGTAGATATTGATAGAAAGTCAGGAATATTGGAGGAGAATGATTATGTGGGAACAACTGGAGAGACTGAAACTTCAGGAACACTGGAAGAGATTGAGCATGAGGGAGGAACTGGAGAGAATGAACCTTCAGAAACACACAAAGAGTCTGAACAAGAGGGAACAGCTGAAGAGACCAAACCTTcaggaaagatggaagagaatgAGCATGAGGGAACAGCTGGAGAGACCAAACCTTCAGGAAAGGTGGAAGAGAATGAACATGAGGGAACAGCTGGAGAGACCAAACCTTCAGGAAAGATGGAAGAGACTGAGCATGAGGGAACAGCTGGAGAGACCAAAACTTCAGGAACATCAGAAAAGATGACTCTGGTAACAGATGAAAAGAACAATCTTCAGGGAACAGTTGAAGATAATAAATTTCCAGAAATACTGAGGGAGAGTCAGTCTCTTGGAGCTCCTGGAAAGAATGACTGCTCCAGAACAGCTAGAGGCAGTGAACCTTCTGAAAGAGTGGAGAAGACTCAGTTGGTAGAAACAGTTGGAGGAACTAAACTTCCCTTAATAGCTAAAGGGACACAGGAAAACACAAAGCTGTTGATGGAAGTAACCAGGGAAATTAACATGAATGATGAAAACCAAGCAATTGAAG GTGAGACGGGAGAAAGGGTGGAAACTGAGACGCACAGTGAGATAGTAAGTGAGGGGTCTGAAACAAAAGAAGAGGAAACGGGAGAAGCTGTGGATACTACTGCAGCCACAGAGATAG aGTTAACAAATAACAAGAAATAA